The following coding sequences lie in one Arachis ipaensis cultivar K30076 chromosome B03, Araip1.1, whole genome shotgun sequence genomic window:
- the LOC107630520 gene encoding uncharacterized protein LOC107630520 isoform X3, translated as MDEFWRMRMGLTAGTPRRRSMEDRSSSRTWRSIFASDSASETETLDPEDFADVFGGPPRSLLAHKLAKTSSFYEEIFRPSEFASQARAKGGRSLPVFRIPAKSNEFYSGVFGSDDERRSRDRSRSESMAKSKSNSSSALSSEDLSPLRPAIGDDVALSSFASKLRPISVPYRWNPCTMMPEEHLIKQGKPFFQCNGQSCEVQYQDIECKGNFTSSLFGLSRKVSSPETISLGSNSCRTMKVTDEFELSSPFSAVSGLSQEPDAKSSVHDNVLPELVIEPDDDDEVMSSYVIEVNSSTREEHRGSEAIDEAIAWAKEKFQSRNSDEESCWRNNGNEQSTVIEGSHAAGKYHNEGFRIVKSPKIETEKLDRDVRLWSCGKETDIRLLLSTLHHILWPESGWYAVPIMSLIHSSQVKKAYQRARLCLHPDKLKQRGATLLQKYIAEKAFSILQVAWTAFISQDVSF; from the exons ATGGACGAGTTCTGGAGGATGAGGATGGGATTGACAGCGGGGACCCCTCGCCGGCGGTCCATGGAGGACCGTTCATCTTCTCGCACATGGCGGTCCATCTTCGCTAGCGACAGTGCCTCCGAGACGGAAACGTTGGACCCCGAAGACTTCGCCGACGTCTTCGGCGGCCCGCCGAGGAGCCTACTTGCGCACAAGCTAGCAAAGACCAGTTCCTTCTATGAGGAGATTTTCCGGCCGTCGGAGTTCGCTTCTCAGGCGCGGGCGAAAGGCGGCAGGAGCTTGCCGGTGTTCCGCATTCCGGCGAAGAGCAACGAGTTTTACAGCGGCGTGTTTGGGTCGGACGATGAACGGAGGTCTAGGGATCGGTCCCGGTCGGAATCGATGGCGAAATCAAAGTCGAATTCGTCATCGGCCCTGAGTTCAGAGGACCTGAGCCCTCTCCGGCCGGCGATCGGCGATGATGTGGCATTGTCTTCTTTTGCTTCAAAGCTAAG GCCAATTAGTGTCCCATATAGATGGAACCCATGCACCATGATGCCTGAGGAACACCTTATTAAACAAGGGAAGCCATTCTTTCAATGCAATGGCCAATCATGTGAAGTTCAATATCAAGATATTGAATGCAAGGGGAATTTCACGAGTTCCCTGTTTGGACTCTCAAGAAAAGTTTCCTCCCCAGAAACAATTAGTCTTGGATCTAATTCATGTCGAACCATGAAAGTGACTGACGAATTTGAACTTAGTTCCCCATTTTCGGCTGTCTCCGGACTCTCTCAAGAGCCTGATGCGAAATCTTCGGTTCATGATAATGTTCTTCCAGAATTAGTTATAGagcctgatgatgatgatgaagttaTGAGCTCCTATGTCATAGAGGTTAACTCCAGCACCAGAGAGGAACATCGTGGATCAGAAGCCATTGATGAAGCAATTGCTTGGGCTAAAGAGAAGTTCCAATCAAGAAATTCTGATGAAGAATCATGTTGGAGAAACAACGGGAATGAACAATCTACTGTAATAGAAG GAAGTCATGCTGCAGGTAAATACCATAATGAAGGGTTCAGAATAGTCAAGTCTCCAAAG ATAGAAACAGAGAAGTTGGATAGAGATGTAAGATTGTGGTCATGTGGCAAGGAAACTGACATCCGGCTACTGCTTTCAACACTACATCAT ATTCTATGGCCAGAGAGCGGCTGGTATGCCGTTCCAATTATGAGCCTAATACACAGCTCACAAGTGAAGAAGGCATATCAGAGAGCAAGATTGTGCCTCCATCCTGACAAACTTAAGCAAAGAGGAGCAACACTTCTACAAAAGTACATTGCTGAGAAGGCCTTTTCCATTTTGCAG GTTGCATGGACTGCGTTCATTTCTCAAGATGTTTCTTTCTAA
- the LOC107630520 gene encoding uncharacterized protein LOC107630520 isoform X2, whose translation MDEFWRMRMGLTAGTPRRRSMEDRSSSRTWRSIFASDSASETETLDPEDFADVFGGPPRSLLAHKLAKTSSFYEEIFRPSEFASQARAKGGRSLPVFRIPAKSNEFYSGVFGSDDERRSRDRSRSESMAKSKSNSSSALSSEDLSPLRPAIGDDVALSSFASKLRPISVPYRWNPCTMMPEEHLIKQGKPFFQCNGQSCEVQYQDIECKGNFTSSLFGLSRKVSSPETISLGSNSCRTMKVTDEFELSSPFSAVSGLSQEPDAKSSVHDNVLPELVIEPDDDDEVMSSYVIEVNSSTREEHRGSEAIDEAIAWAKEKFQSRNSDEESCWRNNGNEQSTVIEGSHAAGKYHNEGFRIVKSPKKLQIETEKLDRDVRLWSCGKETDIRLLLSTLHHILWPESGWYAVPIMSLIHSSQVKKAYQRARLCLHPDKLKQRGATLLQKYIAEKAFSILQGKKSIALCSLKL comes from the exons ATGGACGAGTTCTGGAGGATGAGGATGGGATTGACAGCGGGGACCCCTCGCCGGCGGTCCATGGAGGACCGTTCATCTTCTCGCACATGGCGGTCCATCTTCGCTAGCGACAGTGCCTCCGAGACGGAAACGTTGGACCCCGAAGACTTCGCCGACGTCTTCGGCGGCCCGCCGAGGAGCCTACTTGCGCACAAGCTAGCAAAGACCAGTTCCTTCTATGAGGAGATTTTCCGGCCGTCGGAGTTCGCTTCTCAGGCGCGGGCGAAAGGCGGCAGGAGCTTGCCGGTGTTCCGCATTCCGGCGAAGAGCAACGAGTTTTACAGCGGCGTGTTTGGGTCGGACGATGAACGGAGGTCTAGGGATCGGTCCCGGTCGGAATCGATGGCGAAATCAAAGTCGAATTCGTCATCGGCCCTGAGTTCAGAGGACCTGAGCCCTCTCCGGCCGGCGATCGGCGATGATGTGGCATTGTCTTCTTTTGCTTCAAAGCTAAG GCCAATTAGTGTCCCATATAGATGGAACCCATGCACCATGATGCCTGAGGAACACCTTATTAAACAAGGGAAGCCATTCTTTCAATGCAATGGCCAATCATGTGAAGTTCAATATCAAGATATTGAATGCAAGGGGAATTTCACGAGTTCCCTGTTTGGACTCTCAAGAAAAGTTTCCTCCCCAGAAACAATTAGTCTTGGATCTAATTCATGTCGAACCATGAAAGTGACTGACGAATTTGAACTTAGTTCCCCATTTTCGGCTGTCTCCGGACTCTCTCAAGAGCCTGATGCGAAATCTTCGGTTCATGATAATGTTCTTCCAGAATTAGTTATAGagcctgatgatgatgatgaagttaTGAGCTCCTATGTCATAGAGGTTAACTCCAGCACCAGAGAGGAACATCGTGGATCAGAAGCCATTGATGAAGCAATTGCTTGGGCTAAAGAGAAGTTCCAATCAAGAAATTCTGATGAAGAATCATGTTGGAGAAACAACGGGAATGAACAATCTACTGTAATAGAAG GAAGTCATGCTGCAGGTAAATACCATAATGAAGGGTTCAGAATAGTCAAGTCTCCAAAG AAGCTACAGATAGAAACAGAGAAGTTGGATAGAGATGTAAGATTGTGGTCATGTGGCAAGGAAACTGACATCCGGCTACTGCTTTCAACACTACATCAT ATTCTATGGCCAGAGAGCGGCTGGTATGCCGTTCCAATTATGAGCCTAATACACAGCTCACAAGTGAAGAAGGCATATCAGAGAGCAAGATTGTGCCTCCATCCTGACAAACTTAAGCAAAGAGGAGCAACACTTCTACAAAAGTACATTGCTGAGAAGGCCTTTTCCATTTTGCAG GGGAAGAAGAGCATAGCGCTATGCTCACTTAAGCTTTAA
- the LOC107630520 gene encoding uncharacterized protein LOC107630520 isoform X1, translated as MDEFWRMRMGLTAGTPRRRSMEDRSSSRTWRSIFASDSASETETLDPEDFADVFGGPPRSLLAHKLAKTSSFYEEIFRPSEFASQARAKGGRSLPVFRIPAKSNEFYSGVFGSDDERRSRDRSRSESMAKSKSNSSSALSSEDLSPLRPAIGDDVALSSFASKLRPISVPYRWNPCTMMPEEHLIKQGKPFFQCNGQSCEVQYQDIECKGNFTSSLFGLSRKVSSPETISLGSNSCRTMKVTDEFELSSPFSAVSGLSQEPDAKSSVHDNVLPELVIEPDDDDEVMSSYVIEVNSSTREEHRGSEAIDEAIAWAKEKFQSRNSDEESCWRNNGNEQSTVIEGSHAAGKYHNEGFRIVKSPKKLQIETEKLDRDVRLWSCGKETDIRLLLSTLHHILWPESGWYAVPIMSLIHSSQVKKAYQRARLCLHPDKLKQRGATLLQKYIAEKAFSILQVAWTAFISQDVSF; from the exons ATGGACGAGTTCTGGAGGATGAGGATGGGATTGACAGCGGGGACCCCTCGCCGGCGGTCCATGGAGGACCGTTCATCTTCTCGCACATGGCGGTCCATCTTCGCTAGCGACAGTGCCTCCGAGACGGAAACGTTGGACCCCGAAGACTTCGCCGACGTCTTCGGCGGCCCGCCGAGGAGCCTACTTGCGCACAAGCTAGCAAAGACCAGTTCCTTCTATGAGGAGATTTTCCGGCCGTCGGAGTTCGCTTCTCAGGCGCGGGCGAAAGGCGGCAGGAGCTTGCCGGTGTTCCGCATTCCGGCGAAGAGCAACGAGTTTTACAGCGGCGTGTTTGGGTCGGACGATGAACGGAGGTCTAGGGATCGGTCCCGGTCGGAATCGATGGCGAAATCAAAGTCGAATTCGTCATCGGCCCTGAGTTCAGAGGACCTGAGCCCTCTCCGGCCGGCGATCGGCGATGATGTGGCATTGTCTTCTTTTGCTTCAAAGCTAAG GCCAATTAGTGTCCCATATAGATGGAACCCATGCACCATGATGCCTGAGGAACACCTTATTAAACAAGGGAAGCCATTCTTTCAATGCAATGGCCAATCATGTGAAGTTCAATATCAAGATATTGAATGCAAGGGGAATTTCACGAGTTCCCTGTTTGGACTCTCAAGAAAAGTTTCCTCCCCAGAAACAATTAGTCTTGGATCTAATTCATGTCGAACCATGAAAGTGACTGACGAATTTGAACTTAGTTCCCCATTTTCGGCTGTCTCCGGACTCTCTCAAGAGCCTGATGCGAAATCTTCGGTTCATGATAATGTTCTTCCAGAATTAGTTATAGagcctgatgatgatgatgaagttaTGAGCTCCTATGTCATAGAGGTTAACTCCAGCACCAGAGAGGAACATCGTGGATCAGAAGCCATTGATGAAGCAATTGCTTGGGCTAAAGAGAAGTTCCAATCAAGAAATTCTGATGAAGAATCATGTTGGAGAAACAACGGGAATGAACAATCTACTGTAATAGAAG GAAGTCATGCTGCAGGTAAATACCATAATGAAGGGTTCAGAATAGTCAAGTCTCCAAAG AAGCTACAGATAGAAACAGAGAAGTTGGATAGAGATGTAAGATTGTGGTCATGTGGCAAGGAAACTGACATCCGGCTACTGCTTTCAACACTACATCAT ATTCTATGGCCAGAGAGCGGCTGGTATGCCGTTCCAATTATGAGCCTAATACACAGCTCACAAGTGAAGAAGGCATATCAGAGAGCAAGATTGTGCCTCCATCCTGACAAACTTAAGCAAAGAGGAGCAACACTTCTACAAAAGTACATTGCTGAGAAGGCCTTTTCCATTTTGCAG GTTGCATGGACTGCGTTCATTTCTCAAGATGTTTCTTTCTAA